The proteins below come from a single Blattabacterium cuenoti genomic window:
- a CDS encoding bifunctional folylpolyglutamate synthase/dihydrofolate synthase has product MNYTKVVKWIFNRLPIYQKYGYKCYKPGLNRIKSFCNYLGNPQKYFKSIHVGGTNGKGSTVNMLYSILQEEGYKVGSFTSPHLLDFRERISYNGKYIEKKFIIKFIEKNQFFIEKKSISFFELNTAMAFQYFKEKKVDLAVIEVGMGGRLDSTNIIIPELSIITNISMDHMEILGKNELEIAFEKSGIIKKNVSVIIGPNNSKTIQYFFLIDSFKKNSPIYFVFPSKKDNLFQSSFDDVNYQYLNKELVLKTIDILKNRKNFFISKKSIIDGLNNIKKNTSFKGRWEILKKKNPRIICDVAHNEKGIYMINSQLNKESYERLHLVLGFVKGKKINSFLNMFSYKKTYLYFCQPNIERKYDIQSLKILVNNFFLKNQHNNKNINFFKSVKMAFISAKKNAKNNDIILISGSTFVVSEVFLLL; this is encoded by the coding sequence TTGAATTATACTAAAGTAGTTAAATGGATTTTTAATCGTCTTCCTATTTATCAAAAATATGGATATAAATGTTATAAACCTGGATTAAATAGAATAAAAAGCTTTTGCAATTATTTAGGAAATCCACAAAAATATTTTAAAAGTATTCATGTTGGAGGAACTAATGGGAAGGGATCAACAGTAAACATGTTATATTCTATTTTACAAGAAGAAGGGTATAAAGTTGGTTCATTTACATCACCTCATTTATTAGATTTTAGAGAAAGAATATCTTATAATGGTAAATACATCGAAAAAAAATTTATTATTAAATTTATAGAAAAGAATCAATTTTTTATTGAAAAAAAATCGATTTCTTTTTTTGAATTAAACACGGCTATGGCTTTTCAATATTTTAAAGAAAAAAAAGTTGATTTGGCAGTGATTGAGGTTGGTATGGGGGGTAGATTAGATTCTACTAATATTATAATTCCAGAGTTATCTATAATTACTAATATTAGTATGGATCATATGGAAATTTTAGGTAAAAATGAATTAGAAATAGCTTTTGAGAAATCAGGAATAATAAAAAAAAATGTATCAGTAATAATAGGACCAAATAATTCTAAAACTATACAATATTTTTTTTTAATAGATTCTTTTAAAAAAAATTCTCCAATTTATTTTGTTTTCCCTTCTAAAAAAGATAATTTGTTTCAATCATCATTTGATGATGTTAATTATCAATATTTAAATAAAGAATTAGTATTAAAAACAATAGATATCCTAAAAAATAGAAAAAATTTTTTTATATCTAAAAAATCTATTATCGATGGATTAAATAATATTAAAAAAAATACTTCTTTTAAAGGAAGATGGGAAATTTTAAAAAAAAAAAATCCTAGAATTATTTGTGATGTAGCTCATAATGAAAAAGGCATATATATGATTAATTCTCAATTGAATAAAGAATCTTATGAAAGATTACATTTAGTATTAGGTTTTGTAAAAGGAAAAAAAATAAATTCATTTTTAAATATGTTTTCTTATAAAAAAACATATTTATATTTTTGTCAACCTAATATAGAAAGAAAGTATGATATTCAAAGTTTGAAAATATTAGTAAATAATTTTTTTTTAAAAAATCAACATAATAATAAAAATATTAATTTTTTTAAATCAGTAAAAATGGCATTTATTTCTGCAAAAAAAAATGCAAAAAATAACGATATAATTTTAATAAGTGGAAGTACATTTGTTGTATCAGAAGTTTTTTTATTATTATAA
- the glnS gene encoding glutamine--tRNA ligase yields MKIKSHLNFIEKIIEKDIENGFPRKKIKFRFPPEPNGYLHIGHVKAISLNFELAKKYQSPINLRFDDTNPIVENNKFIESIKKDILFLGFKWDKISYASDYFNNLYFLAIKLIKKNKAYIDNQSKEKIRFQRKNSFEIGINSNNRNRSIEENLYLFEKMKNGFFKEGSCVLRARIDMSSPNINMRDPIMYRILKTSHCRTGKKWCIYPTYDWTHGQCDYLERISHSLCSLEFENKRPLYNWFIDNIWDGKNIKPKQIEFSRLNLSNTITSKRKIQYLINKKIIHDWDDPRLSTISGLKNKGYPASSLINFVKRVGLSKRNNVIDISLLEFFGRESLKRISFRIMVILNPIKLVISNYPDNKTEWIECENFPNYNKKHNKFRKIPFSKNIYIESSDFLEKKEKNFFRLYIGNEVRLKNAYIIRANSIKKDYNGKIKEIYCTYDINSKSFIHKKKENNNTKKRVKSTLHWVSISHFIPINVNLFNPLFLNKNPNIEKNISNQISKNSIIKIRGYAEPSIKNYIEENQKYFQFQRIGYFYIVEKNNFVFNKTLSLKNK; encoded by the coding sequence TTGAAAATAAAATCACATTTAAATTTCATTGAAAAAATTATAGAAAAAGATATAGAAAATGGATTTCCTAGGAAAAAAATAAAATTCAGATTTCCTCCTGAACCTAATGGATACCTTCATATTGGACATGTAAAAGCAATATCTTTAAATTTTGAATTAGCTAAAAAATATCAATCTCCAATCAATTTGAGATTTGACGATACTAATCCTATAGTAGAAAATAATAAATTTATAGAATCTATAAAAAAAGATATTTTATTTTTAGGTTTTAAATGGGATAAAATAAGTTATGCCTCAGATTATTTTAATAATTTATACTTTTTAGCTATAAAATTAATCAAAAAAAATAAAGCATATATTGATAATCAATCTAAAGAAAAAATAAGATTTCAGAGAAAAAATTCTTTCGAAATAGGAATTAACAGTAACAATAGAAATAGATCAATTGAGGAAAATTTATATTTATTTGAAAAAATGAAAAATGGATTTTTCAAAGAAGGAAGTTGCGTGTTAAGAGCTAGAATAGATATGAGTTCCCCTAATATAAATATGAGAGATCCCATCATGTATAGAATATTGAAAACATCTCATTGTAGAACTGGAAAAAAATGGTGCATTTATCCTACTTATGATTGGACCCATGGTCAATGTGATTATCTTGAAAGAATATCTCATTCTTTATGTTCACTAGAATTTGAAAATAAACGACCATTATATAACTGGTTTATTGATAATATTTGGGATGGAAAAAATATTAAACCAAAACAAATAGAATTTTCTAGATTAAATTTAAGTAATACTATAACAAGTAAAAGAAAAATTCAATATTTAATAAATAAAAAAATTATCCACGATTGGGATGATCCAAGATTATCAACAATATCAGGTTTAAAAAATAAAGGATATCCTGCAAGTTCTTTAATAAATTTTGTCAAAAGAGTTGGATTATCAAAAAGAAATAATGTTATAGATATTTCTCTTTTAGAATTTTTTGGAAGAGAATCCTTAAAAAGAATATCATTTAGAATTATGGTTATTTTAAATCCAATTAAATTGGTTATCAGTAATTATCCTGATAATAAAACTGAATGGATTGAATGTGAAAATTTTCCAAATTATAATAAAAAACACAATAAATTTAGAAAAATTCCTTTTTCAAAGAATATATATATTGAATCTAGTGATTTTTTAGAAAAAAAAGAAAAAAATTTCTTTAGACTATATATTGGAAATGAAGTAAGATTGAAAAATGCTTATATTATAAGAGCAAATTCTATTAAAAAAGATTATAATGGAAAAATAAAAGAAATTTATTGTACTTACGATATAAATAGTAAATCATTTATCCATAAAAAAAAAGAAAATAATAATACAAAAAAACGGGTAAAATCTACTTTACATTGGGTATCAATTTCACATTTTATTCCTATTAATGTTAATTTATTCAATCCTTTGTTTTTGAATAAAAATCCCAATATAGAAAAAAATATTTCTAATCAAATAAGTAAAAATTCCATTATTAAAATTAGAGGATACGCAGAACCATCTATAAAAAATTATATAGAAGAAAATCAAAAATATTTTCAATTTCAAAGAATAGGTTATTTCTATATAGTAGAAAAAAATAATTTTGTTTTCAATAAAACATTATCTCTAAAAAATAAATAA
- the rpoC gene encoding DNA-directed RNA polymerase subunit beta', which translates to MNKRSKFSKIKIRLASPELVLKESYGEVLKPETINYRTHKPERDGLFCERIFGPVKDYECACGKYKRIRYKGIVCDRCGVEITEKKVRRERMGHISLVIPVVHIWCFRSSPNKIGSLLGYSSKKLEMIIYYERYVIIQSGIARRSDGKPFVKGDFLTEEEYLNILNNLPNSNKNLDESDPDKFIAKMGGECLEDLLKRIDLDILSNELRNKAFSETSKQRRIDALKRLQIVESFRDGEKNGGDPTWMIIHVLSVIPPELRPLVPLEGGRYAASDMTDLYRRVLIRNNRLKRLIEIKAPEVILRNEKRMLQEAVDSLFDNSRKMSAVKSEANRPLKSLSDSLKGKQGRFRQNLLGKRVDYSARSVIVVGPHLKLYECGLPKDMAAELYKPFIIRKLIERGIVKTVKSAKKIIDKRNPIIWDILENILKGHPVLLNRAPTLHRLGIQAFQPKLIEGKAIQLHPLVCAAFNADFDGDQMAVHLPLSKIAILEAQILMLASQNILNPANGTPITVPSQDMVLGLYYMTKPLLSNNSKKVKGEGKIFYSPEEVEIAYNQKVVSLHALIKVKVNVRENDKLIKKLIETTVGRVLFNQVVPKKVGFINESLTKKSLREIIGKILHLTNIPITSKFLDDIKELGFYNSFKGGLSFGLGDIIIPDNKINMVRNAIKKVDTVMSNYNMGLITNNERYNQIIDIWTHTNSMLTERVMKYMQKDRDGFNPVYMMLDSGARGSKEQIRQLSGMRGLMAKPQKTGSIGGEIIENPILSNFREGLSILEYFISTHGARKGLADTALKTADAGYLTRRLVDAAQDVIIKIDDCNTLRGLKISALKKNEEVVETLYDRILGRISLNDVLNPFENDELIIYSGDIIDEKIAKIIEKSGITTVEVRSPLTCEAKMGICSKCYGRNLSTGKMIQKGEAVGVIAAQSIGEPGTQLTLRTFHVGGTAGNVTESSQIKSKYDGIIEFEDLKFVNTILDSKKVKIVVSRTTEMKLYNKRRSSILMINNIPYGAYLYVNNGDSLKKNDLICKWDLYNAVIIAEFSGIISYQDLEQGSTFQVEVDDQTGFQEKVITEARNKNLIPMLKIINEENKELKNYNIPVGAHLMVEDGEKIKKGKILVKIPRKSAKSGDITGGLPRLSELFEARNPSNPAVVSEMDGIVSHGKIKRGNREIIIESKNGEIRKYLVKLSNQILVQDNDYVKAGMPLSDGAVTPNDILNIRGPRAVQEYLIREIQEVYRLQGVKINDKHFEVIVLQMMRKVEVLDVGDTKFLEGNIEYKDDFIEENDKISQMKIIIYSGDSDNFNKGDIISYRDFLNENTILKYHSKKLMKIRDAIPAIARPILQGITRSALQTKSFISAASFQETTKVLSEAAISSKTDYLYGLKENVIVGHKIPAGTGLKEYDEFNPEILD; encoded by the coding sequence ATGAATAAAAGAAGTAAGTTTAGTAAAATAAAAATTCGTTTAGCATCTCCAGAATTAGTATTAAAAGAATCTTATGGAGAGGTATTAAAACCAGAAACTATAAATTATCGTACGCATAAACCAGAAAGAGATGGATTATTTTGTGAAAGAATTTTTGGGCCTGTTAAAGATTATGAATGTGCTTGTGGGAAATATAAAAGAATTCGTTACAAAGGAATTGTATGTGATAGATGTGGAGTAGAGATAACTGAAAAAAAGGTTAGAAGAGAGAGAATGGGACATATCAGTCTTGTGATTCCAGTTGTTCATATATGGTGTTTTCGTTCTTCTCCTAATAAAATTGGATCATTATTAGGATATTCTTCAAAAAAACTTGAAATGATAATTTATTACGAACGATATGTTATTATTCAAAGTGGGATAGCTCGACGTTCAGATGGAAAACCTTTTGTAAAAGGAGATTTTTTAACTGAAGAAGAATATTTGAATATTCTAAATAATCTTCCTAATTCTAATAAAAATTTGGATGAATCTGATCCAGATAAATTCATAGCTAAAATGGGGGGAGAATGTTTAGAAGATTTATTAAAAAGAATTGATTTAGATATTTTATCTAATGAATTAAGAAATAAAGCTTTTAGTGAAACTTCTAAACAACGTAGAATTGATGCTTTGAAAAGATTACAAATAGTTGAATCATTCAGAGATGGCGAAAAAAATGGTGGAGATCCAACTTGGATGATTATTCATGTTTTATCCGTAATTCCTCCTGAATTAAGGCCTTTAGTTCCTTTAGAAGGTGGTAGATATGCAGCATCTGATATGACTGATTTATATAGAAGAGTACTCATAAGGAATAATCGTTTGAAACGATTGATAGAAATAAAAGCTCCTGAAGTTATTCTGAGAAATGAAAAAAGAATGCTTCAAGAAGCCGTGGATTCATTATTTGATAATTCAAGAAAAATGTCTGCGGTAAAATCTGAAGCAAATAGGCCTTTGAAATCCTTATCTGATTCTTTAAAAGGAAAACAAGGTCGTTTTAGACAGAATTTATTGGGTAAAAGAGTAGATTATTCTGCTAGATCGGTAATTGTGGTGGGGCCTCATTTAAAATTATATGAATGTGGATTACCTAAAGATATGGCAGCAGAATTATATAAACCTTTTATAATTAGAAAATTAATTGAAAGAGGGATAGTAAAAACTGTAAAATCAGCTAAAAAAATTATTGATAAAAGAAATCCAATAATATGGGATATATTAGAAAATATATTAAAGGGACATCCAGTACTTTTGAATAGAGCACCTACCCTACATAGATTAGGAATTCAAGCATTTCAACCTAAATTAATAGAAGGGAAAGCAATACAATTACATCCTTTAGTATGTGCTGCTTTTAATGCGGATTTTGATGGTGATCAAATGGCGGTTCATTTACCACTTTCTAAAATAGCAATATTAGAGGCACAGATATTAATGTTAGCATCTCAAAATATATTAAATCCAGCTAATGGGACCCCAATTACTGTTCCATCTCAAGATATGGTTTTAGGTTTATATTATATGACCAAACCATTATTATCAAATAACAGTAAAAAAGTTAAAGGAGAAGGAAAAATTTTTTATTCACCTGAAGAAGTAGAAATAGCTTATAATCAAAAAGTTGTTAGTTTACATGCATTAATAAAAGTTAAAGTTAATGTTCGAGAAAATGATAAATTAATTAAAAAGTTAATAGAGACTACTGTAGGTAGGGTATTATTTAATCAAGTAGTTCCGAAAAAAGTAGGATTTATTAATGAATCTTTAACAAAAAAATCATTAAGAGAAATAATAGGAAAAATATTACATTTAACTAATATTCCCATTACTTCAAAATTTTTAGATGATATAAAAGAATTAGGTTTTTATAATTCTTTTAAAGGGGGGCTATCTTTTGGATTAGGAGATATTATAATTCCCGATAATAAAATAAATATGGTACGTAATGCTATTAAAAAGGTAGATACTGTTATGTCTAATTATAATATGGGATTAATAACAAATAATGAACGTTATAATCAAATTATAGATATATGGACCCATACTAATTCTATGCTAACAGAAAGAGTTATGAAATATATGCAAAAGGATAGAGATGGATTCAATCCAGTATATATGATGTTAGATTCTGGAGCAAGAGGTTCAAAAGAACAAATAAGGCAATTATCTGGAATGCGTGGATTAATGGCAAAGCCACAAAAAACTGGATCTATTGGAGGAGAAATTATTGAAAATCCTATTTTATCTAATTTTAGGGAAGGACTTTCTATTTTAGAATATTTTATTTCTACACATGGAGCTAGAAAGGGGCTAGCAGATACTGCATTAAAAACTGCAGATGCTGGATATTTAACTAGGAGATTAGTAGATGCTGCACAAGATGTTATTATCAAAATAGATGATTGTAATACTTTACGAGGATTAAAAATATCTGCATTAAAGAAAAATGAGGAAGTTGTAGAAACTTTATATGACCGAATTTTAGGGAGAATATCTTTAAATGATGTTTTGAATCCATTTGAAAATGATGAATTAATTATCTACTCAGGAGATATTATTGATGAAAAAATAGCAAAAATTATTGAGAAATCTGGAATTACTACAGTAGAAGTGCGTTCTCCATTAACTTGTGAAGCAAAAATGGGAATATGTTCTAAATGTTATGGTAGAAATTTATCTACTGGAAAAATGATTCAAAAAGGTGAAGCAGTTGGTGTGATTGCTGCTCAATCTATTGGAGAGCCAGGGACTCAATTGACTTTAAGAACTTTTCATGTAGGAGGAACAGCAGGAAATGTAACAGAATCATCTCAAATAAAAAGTAAATATGATGGAATAATAGAATTTGAAGATTTGAAATTTGTTAATACAATTTTAGATTCTAAAAAAGTTAAAATAGTAGTATCTAGAACTACAGAAATGAAACTTTATAATAAAAGAAGATCATCTATTTTAATGATTAATAATATTCCTTATGGAGCATATTTATATGTTAATAATGGTGATTCTTTGAAAAAAAACGATCTTATATGTAAATGGGATTTATATAATGCAGTGATTATTGCAGAATTTTCTGGAATTATATCTTATCAAGATTTAGAACAAGGATCTACTTTTCAAGTAGAGGTAGATGATCAAACCGGATTCCAAGAAAAAGTGATTACAGAAGCAAGGAATAAAAATTTAATTCCAATGTTGAAAATCATTAATGAAGAAAATAAAGAATTGAAGAATTATAATATTCCTGTAGGTGCGCATTTAATGGTAGAAGATGGAGAAAAAATAAAGAAAGGAAAAATTTTAGTTAAAATACCTAGAAAATCAGCTAAATCTGGAGATATTACTGGAGGATTACCAAGGTTATCTGAATTATTTGAAGCTAGAAATCCATCAAATCCAGCCGTAGTATCGGAAATGGATGGAATTGTTAGTCATGGAAAAATAAAAAGAGGAAATAGAGAAATTATTATAGAATCTAAAAATGGAGAAATCAGAAAATATTTAGTTAAATTATCTAATCAAATTCTTGTTCAAGATAATGATTATGTAAAAGCTGGGATGCCATTATCAGATGGAGCGGTAACCCCAAATGATATTTTAAATATAAGAGGTCCAAGAGCTGTTCAAGAGTATTTAATTAGAGAAATACAAGAGGTTTATCGTTTGCAAGGAGTTAAAATAAATGATAAACATTTTGAAGTAATTGTTTTACAAATGATGCGAAAAGTAGAAGTTTTAGATGTAGGTGATACAAAATTTTTAGAAGGAAATATTGAATATAAAGATGATTTTATAGAAGAAAATGATAAAATATCACAAATGAAAATAATTATTTATTCCGGAGATTCTGATAATTTTAATAAAGGAGATATAATTAGTTATAGAGATTTTTTAAATGAAAATACTATTTTAAAATATCATAGTAAAAAATTAATGAAAATAAGAGATGCTATTCCAGCTATAGCAAGACCAATATTACAAGGTATAACTAGATCTGCTTTGCAGACTAAATCTTTTATATCAGCGGCATCTTTTCAAGAAACTACAAAAGTTTTATCTGAAGCAGCTATTAGTAGTAAAACTGATTATTTATATGGATTAAAAGAAAATGTTATTGTTGGTCATAAAATTCCTGCAGGAACTGGATTAAAAGAATATGACGAATTTAATCCGGAAATATTAGATTAA
- the rpoB gene encoding DNA-directed RNA polymerase subunit beta, translating to MNTNKILVERINFSSVKRSIEYPDFLDIQIKSFKEFFQLDTKPIDRKNEGLFRAFTENFPISDARNSFVLEFKGYFLDAPRYSVEECIERGLTYSVPIRVRLKLYCTDPEHEDFETVYQDVYLGTYPYMTNSGSFVFNGTERVIVSQLHRSPGVFFGQSHHANGTKLYSARIIPFKGSWIEFATDINNVMYAYIDRKKKLPMTTLLRAIGYERDKDILKIFNLAEQVEVNDTSVVDILSRTLAARVLKIWNEDFVDEDTGEVVSIERNEILIDRDVLLTQEHIDLIKNNDIKTILVHKKNGEKKDYSIIYNTLHKDPTNSEKEAVEYIYRQLRNTEPPDEETARGVIDKLFFSDTRYSLGPVGRYRLNKRLGLKIDPDHLVLTKQDIIAIIEHLNALFNSKKEVDDIDHLSNRRVRTVGEQLYTQFSIGLSRMARTIRERMNVRDNEVFMPVDLINSKTLSSVINTFFGTSQLSQFMDQTNPLSEITHKRRLSALGPGGLSRERAGFEVRDVNYSHYGRLCPIETPEGPNIGLISSLSVFAKINNMGFVETPYRKVRNNKVNFKYPVDYLSAEEEEGKIIAQSNSVDNFGNFLSNRIIAREASDFPIVNNNKVHYIDVAPNQIASISASLIPFLEHDDANRALMGSNMMRQAVPLLNPETPIVGTGLEKHVAMDSRILINAEKDGIVKYMDAKKIIIHYDRTKEEEFVNFDSNIRVYNLIKFRKTNQNTCINLKPIVKKGMRVKKGQILCEGYATENGELALGRNLKVAFIPCNGYNFEDAVLISEKVVSEDWFTSIHIDEYSLEVRDTKLGMEELTNDIPNVSEESTKNLDKNGIIMVGSEVKPGDILIGKITPKGESDPTPEEKLLRAIFGDKAGNVKDTSLRADPSLFGVVIDTKLFTRNIKNKSSREKDKILVKDLEKFYKNKFSLKRDELLKKLEIVLTNKVCFKTVSNNRSHKEIIYKGDNFDRKLLNGISDYIDISYEDWTDDVNTNSLVSELLHNYKISISKLDSEFKHKKFSITIGDELPSGIVKMAKVYVAKKRKLKVGDKMAGRHGNKGVVARILRLEDMPFLENGEPVDIVLNPLGVPSRMNIGQIYETVLGWTGQKLGIKFSTPIFDGATLDKICEYTDKAKIPKFGTTYLFDGETGERFDQSATVGIIYMLKLGHMVDDKMHSRSIGPYSLITQQPLGGKSQFGGQRFGEMEVWALEAFGASNILREILTVKSDDVIGRAKTYEAIVKGIEMPEPNNPESFNVLCYELKGLGLDISLEE from the coding sequence GTGAATACCAATAAAATTTTAGTAGAAAGAATTAATTTTTCATCAGTAAAAAGGAGTATTGAATATCCAGATTTTTTAGATATTCAAATTAAATCATTCAAAGAGTTTTTTCAATTAGATACAAAACCAATAGATAGAAAAAATGAAGGTTTATTCAGGGCTTTTACAGAAAATTTTCCAATTTCTGATGCAAGAAATTCGTTTGTTTTAGAATTTAAAGGATATTTTTTAGATGCTCCTAGATATTCTGTAGAAGAATGTATTGAAAGAGGTTTGACTTATAGTGTTCCAATAAGGGTTAGATTAAAATTATATTGTACTGATCCTGAACATGAAGATTTTGAAACTGTTTATCAGGATGTATATTTGGGTACATATCCATATATGACAAATTCTGGTTCTTTCGTTTTTAATGGAACTGAAAGGGTAATTGTTTCTCAATTGCATAGATCCCCCGGAGTATTTTTTGGTCAATCTCATCATGCTAATGGAACTAAACTTTATTCGGCTAGAATTATTCCGTTTAAAGGTTCATGGATCGAATTTGCTACAGATATTAATAATGTAATGTACGCATATATTGATCGTAAAAAGAAACTTCCTATGACTACTTTATTGCGGGCTATAGGATATGAAAGAGATAAAGATATATTAAAAATATTTAATTTAGCGGAACAAGTAGAAGTAAATGATACTAGTGTAGTAGATATTTTATCCAGAACTCTGGCTGCTAGAGTTTTAAAAATTTGGAATGAAGATTTTGTAGATGAAGATACAGGAGAAGTTGTCTCTATTGAAAGAAATGAAATTCTTATAGATAGAGATGTCTTATTAACACAAGAACATATAGATCTTATAAAGAATAATGATATAAAAACTATTTTAGTTCATAAGAAAAATGGAGAAAAAAAAGATTATTCTATTATTTATAATACTCTGCATAAAGATCCAACAAATTCTGAAAAAGAAGCAGTTGAATACATATATAGACAACTTAGAAATACTGAGCCACCTGATGAAGAAACAGCTAGAGGAGTAATAGATAAATTATTTTTTTCTGATACTAGATATAGTTTAGGTCCTGTGGGACGATATCGTCTAAATAAACGATTAGGATTAAAAATAGATCCTGATCATTTAGTATTAACAAAACAAGATATTATAGCAATAATAGAACATTTAAATGCTTTATTTAATTCAAAAAAAGAAGTTGATGATATTGACCATTTATCTAATAGAAGAGTTAGAACAGTTGGAGAACAATTATATACTCAATTTAGTATTGGATTATCTAGAATGGCAAGAACTATAAGAGAGAGAATGAATGTTCGAGATAACGAAGTGTTTATGCCCGTTGATTTAATTAATTCCAAAACATTATCTTCAGTAATCAATACATTTTTTGGAACTAGTCAATTATCTCAATTTATGGATCAGACTAATCCACTTTCTGAAATTACTCATAAAAGAAGATTATCTGCATTAGGTCCAGGTGGTTTATCAAGAGAAAGAGCTGGATTTGAAGTAAGAGATGTTAATTATTCTCATTATGGTAGATTATGTCCTATAGAGACACCTGAAGGTCCTAATATAGGATTAATATCTTCACTTTCTGTATTCGCAAAAATAAATAATATGGGATTTGTAGAAACTCCTTATCGAAAAGTAAGAAATAATAAGGTTAATTTTAAATATCCAGTGGATTATTTAAGTGCAGAAGAAGAAGAAGGTAAAATTATAGCTCAATCTAATTCTGTAGATAATTTTGGAAATTTTTTATCTAATAGAATCATAGCTAGAGAAGCTAGTGATTTTCCCATTGTAAATAATAATAAAGTTCATTATATTGATGTTGCACCTAATCAAATAGCATCTATATCTGCTTCTCTTATTCCATTTTTAGAACATGATGACGCTAATAGAGCACTTATGGGGTCTAATATGATGCGTCAAGCAGTTCCTTTATTGAATCCAGAAACTCCTATTGTTGGAACTGGATTAGAAAAACATGTAGCAATGGATTCAAGAATTTTAATAAATGCTGAGAAAGATGGAATAGTAAAATATATGGATGCAAAAAAAATAATTATTCATTACGATAGAACCAAAGAAGAAGAATTTGTCAATTTTGATTCTAATATTAGAGTTTATAATTTAATTAAATTTAGAAAGACTAATCAGAATACATGTATTAATCTAAAACCGATTGTAAAAAAAGGTATGAGAGTAAAAAAAGGACAAATTTTATGTGAAGGATATGCTACAGAAAATGGAGAATTAGCTTTAGGAAGAAATTTAAAAGTTGCATTTATTCCTTGCAATGGATATAATTTTGAAGATGCTGTGTTAATTTCTGAAAAAGTGGTTAGCGAAGATTGGTTTACATCTATTCACATAGATGAATATTCTTTGGAAGTTCGTGATACTAAATTAGGAATGGAAGAATTGACTAATGATATTCCAAATGTTAGTGAAGAATCTACTAAAAATTTAGATAAAAATGGAATTATTATGGTTGGATCCGAAGTAAAACCTGGAGATATATTAATAGGAAAAATAACTCCAAAAGGAGAATCCGATCCAACTCCGGAAGAAAAATTACTTAGAGCAATTTTTGGAGATAAAGCTGGAAATGTAAAAGATACTTCTTTAAGAGCAGATCCATCTTTATTTGGTGTAGTAATAGATACTAAACTTTTTACTAGAAATATTAAAAATAAATCTTCTAGAGAGAAAGATAAAATTTTGGTTAAAGATTTAGAAAAATTTTATAAAAATAAGTTTTCTTTAAAAAGAGATGAATTATTAAAAAAATTAGAAATAGTTTTAACTAATAAAGTTTGTTTTAAAACCGTTTCTAATAATAGAAGTCATAAAGAAATTATCTATAAAGGAGATAATTTTGATAGAAAACTATTAAATGGAATATCAGATTATATAGATATTTCTTATGAAGATTGGACTGATGATGTTAATACTAATTCATTAGTTTCAGAATTATTACATAATTATAAAATATCAATAAGTAAATTAGATAGTGAATTTAAACATAAAAAATTTTCAATTACAATTGGAGATGAATTACCATCTGGTATTGTTAAAATGGCAAAAGTATATGTCGCAAAAAAAAGAAAGTTGAAAGTCGGAGATAAAATGGCTGGTAGACATGGAAATAAAGGAGTAGTAGCAAGAATACTAAGATTAGAGGATATGCCATTTTTAGAAAATGGTGAACCAGTAGATATTGTTTTAAATCCTTTAGGGGTACCATCTAGAATGAATATTGGACAAATATATGAAACAGTTTTAGGATGGACTGGTCAAAAATTAGGAATAAAATTTTCTACTCCTATATTTGATGGTGCAACATTAGATAAAATATGTGAATACACAGATAAAGCTAAAATTCCGAAATTTGGAACTACTTATTTATTTGATGGAGAAACTGGTGAAAGATTTGATCAATCTGCTACTGTTGGTATAATATATATGTTAAAATTAGGACATATGGTAGATGATAAAATGCATTCTAGATCTATTGGTCCTTATTCATTAATTACTCAACAACCTTTAGGTGGAAAATCACAATTTGGTGGACAAAGATTTGGAGAAATGGAGGTTTGGGCATTAGAAGCATTTGGAGCATCAAATATTTTACGTGAAATATTAACTGTTAAATCAGACGATGTTATAGGAAGAGCAAAAACTTATGAAGCTATAGTCAAAGGAATAGAAATGCCAGAACCTAATAATCCTGAATCATTTAATGTTTTATGTTATGAATTAAAAGGATTAGGATTAGATATCAGCTTAGAAGAATAG